One genomic window of Nicotiana sylvestris chromosome 10, ASM39365v2, whole genome shotgun sequence includes the following:
- the LOC104220203 gene encoding LIM domain-containing protein WLIM1-like, whose translation MAFAGTTQKCMACEKTVYLVDKLTADNRVYHKACFRCHHCKGTLKLSNYNSFEGVLYCRPHFDQLFKRTGSLDKSFEGTPKIVKPEKDEKPQAAKVSSMFVGTREKCFGCKNTVYPTEKVSVNGTPYHKSCFKCSHGGCTISPSNYIAHEGRLYCKHHHIQLIKEKGNLSQLEGDHDKDTVRTTQVKAES comes from the exons ATGGCATTTGcaggaacaacacaaaaatgtaTGGCATGTGAAAAGACAGTGTATCTAGTTGACAAATTAACTGCAGACAATAGAGTCTATCATAAAGCTTGTTTCAGATGCCATCACTGCAAGGGTACTCTCAAG CTTAGCAACTACAATTCCTTTGAGGGAGTTCTCTACTGCAGACCTCACTTTGATCAGCTCTTCAAAAGAACTGGAAGTCTGGACAAAAGCTTTGAAG GGACACCAAAAATTGTGAAGCCAGAGAAAGATGAG AAACCACAGGCAGCTAAAGTTTCAAGCATGTTTGTTGGAACAAGGGAGAAATGTTTTGGCTGCAAGAATACTGTCTATCCAACAGAAAAG GTATCAGTGAATGGAACACCATACCACAAAAGCTGCTTCAAATGTAGCCATGGTGGCTGTACAATTAGCCCATCCAACTATATTGCGCACGAGGGGCGCCTTTACTGCAAGCATCACCATATTCAACTAATCAAGGAGAAAGGAAACTTAAGCCAGCTCGAGGGTGATCATGACAAGGATACAGTTAGAACAACACAAGTCAAGGCAGAATCATGA